TCAGGAAATTGATGGACCCATGTGGAATTGCTTCTGTCAAACATGCCGGAAGTCACACGCCGCTGATCACAATACCGCTGCGAAGGTGAAAAGCGAGCACTTCAAGATCCTTACAGGCCAAGATACGCTTCATAGCTTCGAATCGACGCCTGGAAAGCTGCGGTGGTTTTGTTCGGTATGTGGCTCGCACGTTTATGCGGAGCGGCCGGCCAGCCCGGAGCTCAAAGTCGTTAGAGCCGGCACGTTCGATACCGATCCTGGAAGTGTGCCGATGTCAAACGTATGGGTATCGCATGCGGAACCTTGGCTCGCCCATGATCCATCGAAGGCAAGCTCACCAGAGTTCCCGTAAGTGACCGGGATACTACCTGTCGTAACTGAGGTGGAGCCACGGCGACCGTATATCAAGCGGCAACGCCTCATTCCGTGTCCAGGAGGTTCTAACGCAAACGTGCTGGGTCGGTAAAAGCGGCAGGGATTGCAGACAGTAGGTGCGCTTGCACGGCGAGCCCACCCATTGAGAGAATAAAGTCGTACGAGACAGAAGACTTCTGCGAAGCAATCCAGCCTTCGAGGTTGGGAAATTACGGGTTGTGAGGGCTCAGGACACCGCAGGACTATTTTTGCCCCCACGGGTCCTCAACGACCTCCATTGCGGTGTGAGTGAAAATTGTAAGATTGTCTTATGCGAGAATGTTGGGAGTCCTGTGACATGAAAGTTGTTGTAATAACGGGGAATTTATCGCGCCCCTCGAAAACCCGGGCCGTAGCAGACTTCATGGTGGATCGGGTGCGCGCGTCCGGCAACGAAGCAAGCTGCTGGGACCTTGTCGACCTTCATCCGCACCTTGGGGCAACAGTGTTGCCCTCCAGCGCCGCTGAGATTGTTAAAGCGGCACTCAACGATATTTTGGCTAGTGACGTGCTAGTTGTTGGTAGTCCGGTCTACAAAGCATCTTACACTGGGTTGCTGAAGCATTTATTCGACCTTGTCGACATGAAAGCGCTTAAGGGCCGCTATGTGATCCCTTTTGCAACCGGTAAAGCATCGAGTCACAAGCCGCTCGTCGAAGCCTCGATGGAAGCCTTATTCGACTTTTTCGAAGCGCAAATACATAGCCGTTTCATTTTCGCTCTCGATGAAGATTTTCAGAACGATGCTCTTTCTGAGAACCTGCGCGCGCTTGTCGACAGAGAGCTCGATGCCGCGCGTCGCGCCGTCAGCCCATAATAAGGAGGAGGATTCCATGTCTTTTTCGAGCATAGATGAGGCGATCGAGGCGATCGAAGCGGGCGAGATGGTTATCGTGGTCGACGACGAAAACCGGGAGAATGAAGGCGACCTAGTCGTTGCTGCCGAAAAAATAACAGCTGAGCACATCGCTTTCATGATGAAATATGCGAGAGGCCTTATCTGCGTGCCACTTCCAGCCGAACGTCTCGACAAACTCGAGATCCCCCTGATGGTCACACGTAATTCGGACTCACTGCAGACGGCATTTACCGTTTCCGTCGATTGCAAACACGGCACAACGACAGGGATTTCAGCCGAAGATCGAGCAGCAACCGTCAAGTCGCTCATCGATCCGCAGACGCGGCCGGAAGACCTATCGCGACCGGGTCACATTTTTCCTTTGCGTGCAAATCGTCTCGGTGTCCTGGGCCGTCCTGGCCACACCGAAGCTGCCGTGGATCTTGCACGACTTGCCGGCCTGGCGCCGGCTGGCGTAATCTGCGAGATCGCCAATGACGACGGAACCATGTCTCGACTGCCAGATCTCGAGAAGTTCGCAATCGAACATGGCCTGCACATAGTAACGATCGACGCTTTGATTGAGTACTGCAGGAGTCGTGATACGAGGGTAAAGCGTTACGCGCAGTCCTTTATGCCAACGCGGTTTGGGGATTTCAAGGCAATTGCTTATCGCGATAGTTTGACGGGAACTGAACACTTAGCTTTGACACTTGGCGAGTTGTGCGAGAAGGAAGACGTTCTGGTACGGGTGCATTCTGAATGTCTGACAGGTGAGGCGTTCCGGTCCATGCGATGCGACTGCGGTCAACAGCTCGAAATGGCTCTTCGGGCGGTCCAGTTAGCGGGCGCTGGTTGCGTGATCTACATGCGTGGGCAAGAGGGGCGTGGCATTGGCTTAGGAAACAAAATTGCGGCTTACAGCCTGCAGGATCATGGTCGTGATACTCTTGAGGCAAATCGGGAACTCGGCTTCGCATCTGATTCCCGCGAATATAACGCAGCGGCGGATATCATCCGCGACCTCGGTATCGGCAGCGTTCGGCTTCTGACCAACAATCCTACAAAAATAGAGGCGCTGCGAACGTCAGGCGTCATCGTGTCGTCTCGCCAGAGTCTGATCGCCGCATCTAGCGCGTCCAACATCACTTATTTTAAGACAAAGCGCGATCGGTTTGGCCACCTGTTGGACCAGGACACGTCAGCTGAACACGTCGGCCGGAGCAACGTCTTTTCAGTGTTTGGCGCGCAGGTGTTCTCTGGACCCCTTGGATAACGGAGCCGCCCTCGCCACTTACCTGCCGGTGATTGTAGGGGGCCGCCTTTGACCGGCAGAGTCCTAGAGCTTTTGCGTGGGCCCTGCCAGCACATCATTCGTGCAGGCCTATCGGAGTGATGTGGCCCGCGATTGCATCGAAAGCAGCGTTCGACCATATCTCGTCTTGAGCACGGCTGTTCCGACGGATCGCATTTAATCGCGGTCCGTCTTGTCTTTCGAAAAGTCTCGCAAAACTAATGCTTCATGCGAAGGATCGGCTTAATGACTTTGCCGCTCTCGGAATCAGCCATCGCCTCGTTGATCTGGTCGAGGTCATAGAACTGAACCAGTTTGTCGAACGGGAAAAGTCCCTGCTGCCAATACTCGATCAACTGCGGGACGAACTCGGACGGAACGCTTTGTCCTTCGACAACGCCGATCAATGTGCGGCCGAAAAGGAAGTTCCCGATATCGATCGTGCCTTCAGTGCCGAGAGCGGACGAGCCAACGAGACCGCATGTTCCCGGCGTACCAAGGCAGTCGACTGCCTGACGGAAAACTCGCGGCGAACTCGTGCATTCCAAGCTGAAATCAACGCCTGCGGGGACGATCTTCCTGATCGCGGCAACGCTGTCCAATTTGCGGGCATTTATCGTGTGCGTCGCCCCGAGTTCGCGCGAAAGTTCCAGCCGTTCATCGTTCAAGTCGATCACGATGATGGTCGCGCATCCGGCGATTTTCGCGGCCATCGTAGCCGCCATGCCAACCGCACCAGCACCGAACACTGCTATTGACGAGCCGGGCTTCGGCTTGAGGCAATTCAGTACCGCGCCAGCACCGGTCTGAAGCCCGCACCCGAGCGGTCCGATCAACTCGAGTGGAACATCCTTTGCAACCTTCACGGCGTTTCGTTCGCTGGCGATGGCGTAGGTTGCAAATGACGACTGCTCGAAGAAGCAGCCACTAATCTGTTTCCCGTGAGAATCATGGATCGGGCAGGTGCCATCCGGACGAGTGCCGCGGAAATTGCGACCGAAGAAGTCCTCGCAGTAGAAAGGTGTACCGGAAAGGCACTTTTCGCACTTGCCGCAATAGGCGTAGCTCAAAGCAACGTGATCACCGGGCACAAGATCTTTAACTGCGCTCCCGACGGCCTCGACGACGCCAGAGCCTTCGTGTCCCAACACAACAGGTTGAGGTACGTCATATCCCTGGTCCCTGACCACCAGGTCGGTATGACATACCCCCGATGCGACGATGCGGACCAAAATCTCGTCTGCACGAGGTTCCTCAATCCCTATGCACTCCAAGATCAAGGGCTTCGCCTTTTCGCGCGAGACCGCCGCATATGCCTGCTTCATGTAACTGTTCCTCCAAGGCTCACAACGCAATTCGCGCGAACGTACTCATCGTCAGACAATCAGTCAATAATTACTCTATTAAATTAGATCAGTTCAACCGGAGCAGGGCTGCATTTTTGCAAAGTCACGAGTGAACGCTGATTTGAAGTGATCAAAGGGTTCCGATGCATGTTCGAAAGGGAGCATGCGTCTTGTCCCGCTTTGGGCTGAAAGATCGGCAGACGAAAATTTAGTAGCAACGTGTGAGGCGAGCCGGATGGCGTCGCTTGCCGACGTCGAGCCGGTTCTGAAGGCTATCGACAGCTTCGAGACACCGGTATTGCCAAGTTCAACCGACTACAAACGATGCTACTGCCAGCCAGGCTTAACAGACAGTACCAACCAGGACGTTAGTCTTCTCGATGATCGAGAGGTCCGACGCAATCCGGTATACAGTTGGCGCGGCGGTCGGTGACTCAATAGCGAGCGTATCCTGGATCGTGAGGCGTTCGATGCCCTGCTTTAGTGACCTGATCGTATTCCCGTGGGCCACCACAAGAACCGATTTCCCTCTCAACAAGGGGGGGAACACTTCGCTTATCAAAAAGGGCAGAACCCTCGCGCTTATGTCCCGTATGCTTTCTCCCCCAGGTGGTGGAGTGCTGTACGAGCGGCGCCAAACCTGGACAACATCCTGGCCCCACCGCTCACGTGCCACGTTCTTGTTGATGCCGGTGAGCTGTCCGTAGTCGCGTTCGTTCAACTCGGTTCTCCTGATTGGCTCCAGCAGATCGCCGTTGGTTTCGTTCAAAATCGCTCTGCAAGTGTCGACTGTGCGCAAGAGGGCAGAGCTAAACGCAATATCGAACGAGATGCCGAGGTTCGCGAGCAGTGAGCCGGCTCGCCTGCTCTCAGACCAGCCCTCCTGTGTGAGCGGCACGTCGCTCGTACCCGTGAACTCCCCGCGCGCGTTCCCTTCGCTTTGGCCATGCCGGACAATCACCAGAGTGGACATTCATAACCCTCCCATCGATTTAGCGAACACGAATATTGTCGCACTATCGGACAATCCGTCAAGTGCGACTATGTGCAAGTGAAAACAAAACGATGTCGAAAAAACAAACGTCGAAGTTTATATTTATTGACAGATTGTCTGATAGCTCATACCAATGCACTCCGCCGTATTGAGGAGAGTCCGGCACGGCTTGGGAAGGCAAGGCTCTCGCCTTAACAGACAATGCCGCCCAGAGCGGCCGGAGGAGGAATTTTCATGAAGAGACGTACATTTCTACAAGCGAGCGGGGCAATTGCTGTAGCCGGCACGTTCGGAATGCCGGGGATTCTTCGCGCCGACGACGCGATCAGTCTCCTACCTGACACTTGGCCCTCCGAAGGCGCCAACCCAATTGTCGACGCGGGTAAGTTCAAGAAGTCAGGCCCGTGGAAGATCGGACACAGCCACTACGGCCTCGCTGGTTCAACGCATACCTACCAGACGGCGTTTGAAGCCGAATATGAAATAAAAAAGAACAAGGATCGGATCGCTGATTACCAGTTCCGGAGCGCTGATCTCAATGCCTCCAAACAAGTTGCCGATATCGAGGATCTGATCGCCCAGAAGGTCGATGCGATCATCATCGCACCGCTAACCACCGGTTCCGCCGTCGAGGGCATCAAGAAGGCAAAGGCTGCTGGCATTCCAACCGTAGTCTATCTCGGACGCGTCGACACCGAGGAGTTTACGGTTCAGGTCCAGGGCGACGACTTCTATTTCGGGCGCGTGATGGCTCAGTTCCTCGTCGACAAGCTTGGCAACAAGGGCAAGGTATGGGTTCTGCGTGGCGTCGCCGGGCATCCCATCGATGCAGATCGTTATGCAGGCGCCATGGAAGTCTTCAGCAAGTCTGGACTTCAGATCACGTCGACCCAGCACGGAAGCTGGTCTTATGAGGACTCAAAGAAGATCGCCGAAAGCTTGTATCTCTCCGACCCCGATGTCGCGGGCATCTGGACCGATGGAGCCAACATGTCTCTTGGCGTTTTGGATGCCTTGCAGGAGGCTGGCGCCTCAACGATCCCGCCAATCACGGGCGAAGCACTTAACGGCTGGATGCGTCGTTGGAATGACGAAAAACTTTCCTCGATCGGTCCGATTTGCCCACCCGCTCTGTCTACTGCCGCGCTACGGGCCGCCTTCGCCTTGCTGGATGGGAAGCCGATTCAGCGTAACTGGACGAACCGCCCCAA
The Rhizobium sp. BT04 DNA segment above includes these coding regions:
- a CDS encoding NAD(P)H-dependent oxidoreductase, whose product is MKVVVITGNLSRPSKTRAVADFMVDRVRASGNEASCWDLVDLHPHLGATVLPSSAAEIVKAALNDILASDVLVVGSPVYKASYTGLLKHLFDLVDMKALKGRYVIPFATGKASSHKPLVEASMEALFDFFEAQIHSRFIFALDEDFQNDALSENLRALVDRELDAARRAVSP
- a CDS encoding GFA family protein, with translation MPIFGSCQCKAVTYQVQEIDGPMWNCFCQTCRKSHAADHNTAAKVKSEHFKILTGQDTLHSFESTPGKLRWFCSVCGSHVYAERPASPELKVVRAGTFDTDPGSVPMSNVWVSHAEPWLAHDPSKASSPEFP
- a CDS encoding bifunctional 3,4-dihydroxy-2-butanone-4-phosphate synthase/GTP cyclohydrolase II, with translation MSFSSIDEAIEAIEAGEMVIVVDDENRENEGDLVVAAEKITAEHIAFMMKYARGLICVPLPAERLDKLEIPLMVTRNSDSLQTAFTVSVDCKHGTTTGISAEDRAATVKSLIDPQTRPEDLSRPGHIFPLRANRLGVLGRPGHTEAAVDLARLAGLAPAGVICEIANDDGTMSRLPDLEKFAIEHGLHIVTIDALIEYCRSRDTRVKRYAQSFMPTRFGDFKAIAYRDSLTGTEHLALTLGELCEKEDVLVRVHSECLTGEAFRSMRCDCGQQLEMALRAVQLAGAGCVIYMRGQEGRGIGLGNKIAAYSLQDHGRDTLEANRELGFASDSREYNAAADIIRDLGIGSVRLLTNNPTKIEALRTSGVIVSSRQSLIAASSASNITYFKTKRDRFGHLLDQDTSAEHVGRSNVFSVFGAQVFSGPLG
- a CDS encoding NAD(P)-dependent alcohol dehydrogenase translates to MKQAYAAVSREKAKPLILECIGIEEPRADEILVRIVASGVCHTDLVVRDQGYDVPQPVVLGHEGSGVVEAVGSAVKDLVPGDHVALSYAYCGKCEKCLSGTPFYCEDFFGRNFRGTRPDGTCPIHDSHGKQISGCFFEQSSFATYAIASERNAVKVAKDVPLELIGPLGCGLQTGAGAVLNCLKPKPGSSIAVFGAGAVGMAATMAAKIAGCATIIVIDLNDERLELSRELGATHTINARKLDSVAAIRKIVPAGVDFSLECTSSPRVFRQAVDCLGTPGTCGLVGSSALGTEGTIDIGNFLFGRTLIGVVEGQSVPSEFVPQLIEYWQQGLFPFDKLVQFYDLDQINEAMADSESGKVIKPILRMKH
- a CDS encoding 2,3-bisphosphoglycerate-dependent phosphoglycerate mutase yields the protein MSTLVIVRHGQSEGNARGEFTGTSDVPLTQEGWSESRRAGSLLANLGISFDIAFSSALLRTVDTCRAILNETNGDLLEPIRRTELNERDYGQLTGINKNVARERWGQDVVQVWRRSYSTPPPGGESIRDISARVLPFLISEVFPPLLRGKSVLVVAHGNTIRSLKQGIERLTIQDTLAIESPTAAPTVYRIASDLSIIEKTNVLVGTVC
- a CDS encoding substrate-binding domain-containing protein; the encoded protein is MKRRTFLQASGAIAVAGTFGMPGILRADDAISLLPDTWPSEGANPIVDAGKFKKSGPWKIGHSHYGLAGSTHTYQTAFEAEYEIKKNKDRIADYQFRSADLNASKQVADIEDLIAQKVDAIIIAPLTTGSAVEGIKKAKAAGIPTVVYLGRVDTEEFTVQVQGDDFYFGRVMAQFLVDKLGNKGKVWVLRGVAGHPIDADRYAGAMEVFSKSGLQITSTQHGSWSYEDSKKIAESLYLSDPDVAGIWTDGANMSLGVLDALQEAGASTIPPITGEALNGWMRRWNDEKLSSIGPICPPALSTAALRAAFALLDGKPIQRNWTNRPKPITDETLSQFYRADLTDAYWAPTEMPNEKLLDYFKA